Proteins found in one Lutimonas zeaxanthinifaciens genomic segment:
- a CDS encoding NAD(P)H-dependent oxidoreductase subunit E yields the protein MAAPKTPLPKSSLMGILWDIQRKRRFISSDDMTKIAKEFKISRTELEGIITFYHFFHRTHAGNFTIYLNNSIISRQSGFTSVKKAFEKELGISFGETTEDKMFGLYETSCIGLSDQETSALINFQPFTNLTPLKVRNIIGQLKLGTNPSEICSVPKNNIRYVPEKNKAVFMKPYVPGEALRKLRKISPDQLIKLVIKSKLAGRGGAFFPTGMKWEFCKKNVADQKYIICNADEGEPGTFKDRVLMNKFPGLMIEGMTMAAYAVGATKGYIYLRAEYFYLKDKIEAEIKKFRKNHLLGNAIMGISGFDFDVEIHMGAGAYVCGEETALISSIEGRRGEPSTKEYFPVEKGLFNKPTIINNVETLCAVPRIVNMSLKKYLKIGTTATKGTKLLSVSGDCKKPGIYEIEWGMKLKKFLKLIEAENPNMILFNGYAGECLSSADFDREISGENLLAEHVQFQWDDPIQYARKMSAIGLRSGGSFMVFNKERDLIPVFENISDFFVAESCGICAPCRTGNFLLTKKLQKIALCHAEESDLEEIKQWSTIIKQSSRCGLGKTSTNCLLTGMLKFPNEFQKCLLAQSDFNKSFESENVVSDYDTIINEIEQVHE from the coding sequence ATGGCTGCTCCAAAAACCCCCCTGCCAAAATCCTCTTTGATGGGTATCCTGTGGGATATTCAAAGAAAAAGACGGTTCATCTCCTCAGATGATATGACCAAAATTGCCAAAGAATTCAAAATTTCACGCACCGAATTAGAAGGCATTATTACTTTTTATCATTTCTTTCACCGCACTCATGCGGGGAATTTTACAATTTACCTAAACAACAGTATTATTTCCAGACAAAGCGGTTTTACCTCGGTAAAAAAGGCTTTTGAAAAAGAGCTTGGTATTTCTTTTGGTGAAACCACTGAAGACAAAATGTTTGGATTATATGAAACCTCGTGTATTGGCCTGAGTGACCAGGAAACCTCCGCCTTGATCAATTTTCAGCCGTTTACAAATCTTACCCCTCTAAAGGTCAGAAACATCATCGGCCAATTAAAATTGGGCACCAACCCTTCAGAAATTTGCTCGGTTCCGAAGAATAATATACGATACGTTCCCGAAAAAAATAAAGCTGTATTTATGAAACCTTATGTTCCCGGAGAGGCTTTGCGCAAGCTCAGGAAAATTTCTCCTGACCAGTTGATCAAACTTGTCATAAAATCAAAGCTGGCAGGAAGAGGAGGGGCCTTTTTCCCTACAGGAATGAAATGGGAATTCTGTAAAAAGAATGTCGCAGATCAAAAGTATATTATCTGTAACGCTGATGAAGGAGAACCCGGTACATTCAAAGACAGGGTCCTAATGAATAAATTTCCCGGGCTTATGATCGAAGGAATGACAATGGCTGCCTACGCAGTTGGCGCAACCAAGGGATATATCTATTTGCGTGCAGAGTATTTTTATTTAAAGGATAAAATTGAAGCTGAGATCAAAAAATTCAGGAAAAATCATCTTCTGGGAAATGCTATCATGGGAATTTCCGGATTCGATTTTGATGTCGAAATTCATATGGGTGCCGGGGCTTATGTCTGTGGCGAGGAAACTGCATTGATCAGTTCAATTGAAGGCAGGCGAGGTGAACCATCGACCAAGGAGTATTTCCCCGTGGAAAAAGGGTTATTTAACAAACCAACAATTATCAATAATGTAGAAACCTTGTGTGCAGTTCCGAGAATCGTTAACATGTCACTCAAGAAATACCTCAAAATAGGAACCACCGCCACCAAAGGAACTAAATTATTGAGTGTTTCAGGGGATTGCAAGAAACCCGGGATTTATGAAATCGAGTGGGGAATGAAGTTGAAAAAGTTTTTAAAACTCATTGAAGCAGAAAACCCAAATATGATTCTCTTTAATGGATATGCGGGCGAGTGCCTGTCTTCTGCTGATTTTGATCGTGAGATCTCAGGCGAAAACCTACTTGCAGAACACGTGCAGTTCCAATGGGATGACCCCATTCAATACGCTCGGAAAATGAGTGCCATTGGACTAAGAAGTGGTGGCTCTTTCATGGTTTTTAACAAAGAAAGGGATCTCATTCCGGTTTTTGAAAATATTTCCGATTTCTTTGTTGCAGAATCCTGTGGTATATGTGCACCTTGCAGAACGGGTAACTTTTTACTTACTAAAAAGCTTCAGAAAATAGCACTTTGTCATGCCGAAGAATCTGATCTTGAAGAGATCAAACAATGGAGCACCATTATCAAACAGTCCAGTCGATGCGGTCTTGGAAAAACTTCAACAAACTGCTTACTGACAGGTATGTTGAAATTTCCAAATGAATTTCAAAAATGTTTGCTGGCTCAAAGCGATTTCAATAAATCTTTTGAATCTGAAAATGTTGTAAGTGATTACGATACCATCATTAACGAAATTGAACAAGTCCATGAATAA